GCTGTTGCCGGCCGCCTTCAACGAGCAACTGAGCAAGCCTGGCTGCGTGCTTGCGCAAGGCCTGAGTCGAGCCTGGACGGCCCTGGACTACTCAGGCTGACCCGTTGGGTGCGCCGCGCGCACCGACATTCGATGACGGATTAATTGGCGAGACGCGCAAAGAAAAAGCGCCGCGACCTCAACGGAAGCGGCGCTTTTCATTTATGGGTTACCGAATGCTTACAGCAGGTGTTGCTTGTCCATCTCGATAGCGGCATCGAGTGTTTCCAGCAGCGCCTTGCGCACCTTCAGCTTGGTGTTCTTGTGCGCGGTCATGTTGATCTTCTTCATCTGCTGCGCCACCGCCTGAGTGGTGGCCAGCAATTGTTCGGCCGGCACCACTTTGTCCAGGAAGCCGGCCTCTACCGCGCCAGCCGGGTCGAACATCTCGCCATTGATCACCGAACGGTGGAACGCCGACTTGCGCAGGCGATCACGGGCCAGTTCGATGCCGACGTGGTGCATGGTCATGCCGATCTGCACTTCATTCAGGCCGATATTGAACGGACCTTCCACACCGATACGGTAATCGGCCGACAGCAGGATGAACGCACCCTTGGCCACGGCATGACCCGAGCAGGCGACGATGATCGGGTAGGGGTGAGCGAGCATGCGTCGCGCCAGGGTAGAGCCAGCAGCGACCAGATTGATTGCATTCTGCGGGCCCGAGGTCATCACCTTCAGGTCATAGCCGCCGGAAAGAATCCCCGGCTGGCCAGTGATGACGACGATGGCGCGATCCTGCTCGGCGCGGTCGAGGGCGGCATTGAACGCAGCGATCACGTCAGGCGAGATGGCATTGACCTTGCCATTGCTCAGGGTGAGGGTGGCGATGCCGTCTTCGAGTTGATAGCTGATCAGGTCGCTCATGGCGGTTTTCCTTGTTAGAGCCTTGGGGGCGAATGTGGGCAGAAGGTACTCAGCCGAAGCGCTCTGGTAAAGCGCCGTGGCTGACTGACTGGTCAGTGTTTTTGCCTATCGCGGCGATGCCGGATGGCAATTGGTCGAACGCAAAGCCAGGCCTTTAAGGTGAGCAGCGAACCAAAGGAGCTGCCCCATGAACACCCTCTACTCCATCCTTTATATGGTCGCCGTGATCGGCCTGCTGCTGGCATCGGTCGTGCTCAGCGAAACCTTCTACCTGCGCAGCCCATCCGGCGTGCTGCTGCTATTCGGCTTGGGCCTGTTCATGTCCCTGGGTTTTCTGCTGTTCGGCCACATTCGCTTCGACGAGCAGCCCCGCGAGGAGCACGACGAAAACCCGCTTCGCTCTTAAGCGCATGAATCCTTTAAAAAAAATTTGCCATCGGGAAAACATTCGACTACATTATCGCGCCTCGACGGGGTAAACGCCAAAACGTCGAGATCCGGTGAGGTGTCCGAGAGGCTGAAGGAGCACGCCTGGAAAGTGTGTATACGGGAAACCGTATCAAGAGTTCGAATCTCTTCTTCACCGCCACTTTCAATAAGCCCTTGATTTTCCTAGAGAATCAGGGGCTTTTTGTTTCAGCTAGACGCCTTTCTGATCCGATAGGTACAGATGGGTGGAACAAATGCACGTC
This region of Pseudomonas wenzhouensis genomic DNA includes:
- a CDS encoding crotonase/enoyl-CoA hydratase family protein — encoded protein: MSDLISYQLEDGIATLTLSNGKVNAISPDVIAAFNAALDRAEQDRAIVVITGQPGILSGGYDLKVMTSGPQNAINLVAAGSTLARRMLAHPYPIIVACSGHAVAKGAFILLSADYRIGVEGPFNIGLNEVQIGMTMHHVGIELARDRLRKSAFHRSVINGEMFDPAGAVEAGFLDKVVPAEQLLATTQAVAQQMKKINMTAHKNTKLKVRKALLETLDAAIEMDKQHLL